One window of the Klebsiella oxytoca genome contains the following:
- the gndA gene encoding NADP-dependent phosphogluconate dehydrogenase, translated as MSKQQIGVVGMAVMGRNLALNIESRGYTVSVFNRSREKTEEVIAENPGKKLVPHYTVQEFVESLETPRRILLMVKAGAGTDSAIDSLKPYLDKGDIIIDGGNTFFQDTIRRNRELSAEGFNFIGTGVSGGEEGALKGPSIMPGGQKEAYELVAPILKQIAAVAEDGEPCVTYIGADGAGHYVKMVHNGIEYGDMQLIAEAYALLKGGLALSNEELAQTFTEWNEGELSSYLIDITKDIFTKKDEEGKYLVDVILDEAANKGTGKWTSQSSLDLGEPLSLITESVFARYISSLKDQRVAASKVLTGPQAKTAGDKVEFIEKVRRALYLGKIVSYAQGFSQLRAASDEYQWDLNYGEIAKIFRAGCIIRAQFLQKITDAYEQNAGIANLLLAPYFKQIADDYQQALRDVVAYAVQNGIPVPTFSAAIAYYDSYRSAVLPANLIQAQRDYFGAHTYKRTDKEGVFHTEWLD; from the coding sequence ATGTCCAAGCAACAGATCGGGGTTGTCGGTATGGCAGTGATGGGGCGTAACCTTGCGCTCAACATCGAGAGCCGTGGTTACACCGTCTCCGTTTTCAACCGCTCCCGTGAAAAGACCGAAGAAGTGATTGCCGAGAATCCGGGCAAGAAACTGGTCCCTCATTATACAGTGCAAGAGTTTGTTGAATCGCTCGAAACTCCGCGCCGTATCCTGTTAATGGTGAAGGCGGGTGCAGGCACTGACAGTGCCATCGACTCTCTGAAGCCTTACCTGGACAAGGGTGACATCATCATTGATGGTGGTAATACCTTCTTCCAGGATACTATTCGTCGTAATCGCGAACTTTCCGCAGAAGGCTTTAACTTCATTGGTACCGGGGTATCCGGAGGTGAAGAGGGGGCGCTTAAAGGCCCTTCTATCATGCCTGGCGGTCAGAAAGAAGCTTACGAGCTTGTTGCTCCAATTCTTAAGCAGATTGCAGCAGTTGCCGAAGATGGTGAGCCGTGCGTAACCTACATCGGTGCTGATGGGGCTGGTCATTATGTCAAAATGGTTCACAACGGTATTGAATACGGCGATATGCAGCTGATTGCTGAAGCCTACGCTTTACTGAAAGGCGGCCTGGCGCTTTCTAATGAAGAGCTTGCGCAAACTTTCACTGAATGGAATGAAGGTGAACTGAGCAGCTATCTGATTGACATCACTAAGGACATCTTTACCAAAAAGGATGAAGAGGGTAAATACCTGGTCGATGTGATCCTTGATGAAGCAGCAAACAAAGGTACCGGTAAATGGACCAGTCAGAGTTCTCTGGACCTTGGCGAACCACTATCGCTTATCACTGAGTCAGTCTTTGCTCGCTATATCTCGTCCCTGAAAGACCAGCGCGTTGCTGCTTCTAAAGTCCTCACCGGGCCGCAAGCAAAGACTGCAGGCGATAAAGTTGAGTTCATTGAGAAAGTTCGTCGCGCGCTCTATCTGGGCAAAATCGTCTCTTACGCACAAGGTTTCTCTCAGCTCCGTGCTGCATCTGATGAATACCAATGGGATCTGAACTACGGCGAGATTGCTAAAATCTTCCGTGCAGGCTGCATCATCCGTGCTCAGTTCCTGCAAAAGATCACTGATGCCTATGAGCAGAATGCTGGTATTGCCAACCTGCTGCTGGCACCTTACTTCAAGCAGATCGCCGATGACTATCAGCAAGCGTTGCGCGATGTCGTTGCATATGCAGTGCAGAATGGTATTCCGGTTCCTACCTTCTCTGCGGCTATTGCCTACTACGATAGCTATCGTTCCGCTGTTCTGCCTGCTAACCTGATTCAGGCTCAGCGCGATTATTTCGGGGCTCACACTTATAAACGAACAGATAAAGAAGGTGTGTTCCATACAGAGTGGCTTGATTAA